The Candidatus Coatesbacteria bacterium genome segment GACACGGACAAGTGCACGCTGAAGAAGACATGCATCAAGTATTTCGCCTGCCCGGCGTTCTACTTCGAGCCAGCGGGCGCGGTGCAGATCGATCCGGAGCTGTGCATCGGCTGCGGCTGTTGCGCCCAGGTGTGTCCGGAAGAGGCCATCGTTCAGGACACCGAGTACGTCCGGGCGTATTAGAGCACAGGGCCGGGTCGAACCCGACGACGACGGAGGCGGTGGCGCGATTATTGCACCGCCGGAGCCGGACGGACGTCGAGAACCGTCAATGCCGCAATAAGCGTGCCACCGCCGGCGCAGGGCCGGGGTCGCCAACCGGGGAGTCAGAATGTCCCAGACCTGCAACATCTACCTCATCGGCGTCGGCGGCCAGGGCATCGGCGCCGCCGGCCGGGTCATCACCCACGCCGCCCGGGCCGCGGGCGTCAACGTCGCCGGCGTCGAGACCCACGGCCTGGCCCAACGCGGCGGCGTCGTCGTCTCGACGGTCCGCCTGGGCGACGAACCCGGCTACAGTCCACTGATCGCCCCCGGCGAGGCCGACGTCCTCTTCGCCCTCGAGGCCGTCGAGGCCTGGCGCGCCGCTCGTTACCTGCGCCAGGGCGGGACCGTTATCGTCAACCTCAGCCCGATCGATCCGCTGATGACCCGTCTCGAGCGCGAACCCTACCCGCCGCTGGACGAGATCCCCCGGGCCTTCGCGGGCTTCGCCGGCGGGATCGTGGCCCTCGACGCCACCGGCTACGCCGTCGAGCGCGGCAGCTGGATCTCGACCAACGCCGTCCTGCTGGGCGCCCTGGCAGGCTCCGGCGCCACGCCCTTCGACGGCGCGATGATCGAGGAGGGCATCCGCCAAACCAGCAAGCCGGCCTACCTCGAGGTCAACCTGGACTGCTACCGCCGGGGATACGCAGCCGCCGTCGAGGTGGCCGAGGCCCGGTAGCTCTGTCCTGCGCCGCAAACCGGCCTTGACCGAACCCCCCGCGACGGTTTAAGATGCCCGGCGGGCGCCAGACGACGAGGAGCACCCGCCCCCGCGGCCCCGCCCTCCCCCGGCACATCGAGCCGAATGAGGACGTCGAGCGGCGCCGCGGCTTCAGCAACTTCCAGGTTGGCAACAGCTCACGAACCGCCCAAGCCGACACCCGCAGCCAAGAACCGAGGAGAGCCATGACCAAGTACGAATGCACCATCTGCGGCTACATCTACGACCCCGCCAAGGGCGACCCCGACGGCGGCGTCGACCCCGGCACCGCCTTCGAGGACATCCCCGACGACTGGGTCTGCCCGGAATGCGGCGCCACCAAGGACGCCTTCGAGCCGCTGGACTAGCCGAACACCCGTTCGGAGAGAGCTAGCCCGGCAGGTGTATGTTGGCCCGTGGCCCGCCGAACGAGTGTTCGGCAACGTTGTCGATCATGGACCGACCGAAAGGTCGGTCCTTCCTTGACCCGATCCGGGACCCGATCCGGCGAGACTGCAAAAAACACGAGGCCCCGGCGCGGTTGTTGCGCGAGTTTCTCCGGTCAGCCAACCGGAGAAACTCGGTATGCAAAAACCGTGACGGGGCCGGGCGACCGACGTGACACTTTTTCCTTGCTTTTTCCCGCCAAACGGGCATAATACCTTGCGGGCGGTCCGGGACCGCTGGGTCCCGCCGGACGCGCCGCTGAATCAGCTTCGTCACCCCCAACCAAAGGAGACGTGGTGGAGCTTTACGAATGCACGGTCTGCGGATACATCTACGATCCGCGTCAGGGCGATCCGGACTTCGGCATCGACGAAGGCACCGCCTTCGCCGAGCTTCCCGATCCGTGGGAGTGCCCGGAGTGCGGCGCCTCGCTCGACGCCTTCGAGCCCTACCAGGACTAGGACCGCGGCTTGCTCGGTTTGCCGAGGGACCCCTTGCGGGTCCCTCTTTTGTCGGCGGCTTGCATTTCCCACCTCGAAGGTGCATAATTATGCGCACCTGCTTATCGACCCGCCAGCCTGACCCGCCCGCGGATTTGTTTTGGAGGATTGCATGAACAGCCACAGCCGAAAAATCACCGACCACGTCTACTGGTGCGGCGTCCTCGACGCCGCCCTGCGCACCTTCGACGTCATCATGAACACCGAGTGGGGCACGACCTACAACGCCTACTTCATCGACGCCGACAAGCCCGCCCTCATCGACACCTCGAAGAGCTACCTTTCCGAGCTCTACCTGTCCCGGGTGCGCGAGCTAGTCGACCTCGACAAGGTCCAATACATCGTCTGCAATCACTTCGAACCCGACCACTCCGGCACCCTCGAACAACTGCTCAAGCTGGCCCCCAACGCCGTCCCGGTGATGAGCAAAGTCGGCGAGCGCTTCTTCCGCGGCCTGGTCGACTACGACGGCGAAACGCTGATCATCGAGGAGGACGGCCAGAAACTCGACC includes the following:
- a CDS encoding rubredoxin, with product MELYECTVCGYIYDPRQGDPDFGIDEGTAFAELPDPWECPECGASLDAFEPYQD
- a CDS encoding rubredoxin, which produces MTKYECTICGYIYDPAKGDPDGGVDPGTAFEDIPDDWVCPECGATKDAFEPLD
- a CDS encoding indolepyruvate ferredoxin oxidoreductase, which gives rise to MSQTCNIYLIGVGGQGIGAAGRVITHAARAAGVNVAGVETHGLAQRGGVVVSTVRLGDEPGYSPLIAPGEADVLFALEAVEAWRAARYLRQGGTVIVNLSPIDPLMTRLEREPYPPLDEIPRAFAGFAGGIVALDATGYAVERGSWISTNAVLLGALAGSGATPFDGAMIEEGIRQTSKPAYLEVNLDCYRRGYAAAVEVAEAR